Proteins co-encoded in one Prevotella sp. E13-27 genomic window:
- a CDS encoding DUF4960 domain-containing protein, which yields MKTIYSIICAFCIICGFTACSDDEHTTGSINISGSCLVERFVLNNKYEATISTEKRLLKIKVPVDFTQTNDMVVTDLIVSDGAQTNIQVGQHLNFDADRMLRVTNGDLEMNYQVTVRNDEALLKLFMLEGVKGAINQVDKTVTVSVMANSGIDLTNATFEVECSEDAVCSPASGTKGNFTEPFKLTLTDNTATNTYTVSVTMIENPVALFVGDAENIELLNDEEKAAAKWLTGNITNAAYASWSDVASGNISLSECKFIFFHRHCSSYGNYNGFKEAETGAMTALARMKEFWQKGGAFILGRSAVNYAIALGAMPEDAYPNNVWGGGNGEGSDLMGADPWHFYAYDIAHPLWQNMKTYPGAAANAVYTLDEGYTICNTTSQYGFWDTYASGKDAFESKTGGRALAGDNSVSVWELKAYSGDYGKGGIICFGSGLFDWNSPTTYTSNYHDNMGTIMLNAFDYLTPTPTPSRGEGR from the coding sequence ATGAAAACGATATATAGCATTATCTGTGCATTTTGCATAATCTGTGGGTTCACAGCCTGCAGCGACGATGAACACACAACAGGCAGCATCAACATCAGTGGTTCATGCCTGGTTGAGAGGTTCGTGCTGAACAACAAATACGAGGCAACAATTAGTACTGAGAAGCGTTTGCTGAAAATCAAGGTGCCTGTGGATTTTACACAGACTAACGACATGGTGGTAACCGATCTGATTGTTTCAGATGGTGCTCAGACAAACATCCAAGTTGGTCAGCACCTGAACTTCGATGCCGACCGCATGCTTCGTGTGACCAATGGCGATTTGGAGATGAACTATCAGGTAACGGTGCGTAACGACGAGGCCTTGTTGAAGCTGTTCATGCTCGAAGGTGTTAAAGGTGCCATCAATCAGGTTGACAAAACTGTTACTGTCAGCGTGATGGCAAATAGCGGCATAGACCTCACCAATGCAACCTTCGAAGTGGAGTGCAGTGAAGATGCTGTCTGCAGTCCAGCCAGTGGAACTAAAGGCAACTTCACAGAGCCTTTCAAGCTTACCCTTACCGATAATACTGCAACTAACACTTATACCGTCAGTGTTACCATGATTGAGAATCCTGTAGCACTATTCGTTGGTGATGCTGAGAATATCGAACTCCTCAATGACGAAGAGAAGGCCGCTGCCAAGTGGCTTACAGGTAACATTACTAATGCGGCATACGCTTCATGGAGCGATGTGGCCAGCGGAAACATCTCATTGAGCGAGTGTAAGTTCATATTCTTCCACCGTCACTGCTCGTCATACGGCAACTATAATGGCTTCAAGGAGGCAGAGACAGGTGCTATGACCGCTTTGGCTCGTATGAAAGAATTCTGGCAGAAAGGCGGTGCCTTCATACTGGGCCGCTCAGCTGTTAACTATGCCATCGCTCTGGGTGCCATGCCCGAAGATGCCTATCCTAACAATGTGTGGGGTGGTGGAAATGGTGAAGGTTCCGACCTTATGGGAGCTGATCCCTGGCACTTCTATGCCTACGACATTGCTCATCCGTTGTGGCAGAATATGAAGACCTATCCTGGTGCAGCAGCCAATGCTGTTTATACGCTCGATGAAGGATACACCATCTGTAATACAACCTCACAGTATGGCTTCTGGGATACTTATGCGAGTGGCAAGGATGCTTTTGAGTCTAAGACAGGCGGTCGAGCATTAGCTGGCGACAATAGCGTATCAGTATGGGAACTGAAGGCCTATAGCGGCGACTACGGCAAGGGTGGTATAATCTGTTTCGGTTCAGGTCTCTTTGACTGGAATTCTCCTACGACCTATACGTCTAATTATCACGATAACATGGGCACTATCATGCTCAATGCATTCGATTACTTGACACCTACCCCCACCCCCTCCCGAGGGGAGGGGAGATGA
- a CDS encoding glycoside hydrolase family 32 protein: MKTNNKRNNYLQKHLLPFLTGRGWGIGLLLALCLFSCSDDEITGDPDRNWAGTTTSFSPTDDKGFGTYYTPKIGRVGDPMPFYDQKAGGFKVLYLQEFDNNLSHRFHPIWGVSTQDGCNYQSLGEVLPFGDNDYEQDAALGTGCCYYNEQDGTYYIYYTGHNGNCKYREVVMRATSTDFKTWTKDPLWQINGPAYGYSSNDFRDPQVFVADDGLFHMVISTYPATGGDPVFAEFKSADMKSWEHIGHFKMIWDRMLECPDIFKMGDYWYLVYSESVKTNWSRKVKYMMASTYDNLKNCFNDPGANWPKDGHEGVLDSRAFYAGKTASNGTDRYIWGWCPTRSGADPHEKNINVGGGDGNEPNWSGALVCHKIIQHANGTLTLGAVPAMAAKYNKTVETSVMSSNGYDNGTLSGNDAFVLFNRLGSCNHISFTVTTSNNWDKFGISFVRSTDPEYYYTLVVNPENENQRKVNFEQEGYRVKTNDKGEEEKVNGKGFIEGIDGYLFERPSDNIYNIDIYTDNSVMVMYINDVCAYTQRIYGIQKNCWSINNYGGSITVSNIKVFNY, encoded by the coding sequence ATGAAAACAAATAATAAGCGTAATAACTACTTGCAGAAGCATTTACTCCCCTTCCTCACAGGGAGGGGCTGGGGGATAGGCCTACTTCTCGCTTTATGCCTTTTCTCCTGCAGCGACGATGAAATAACAGGCGACCCCGATCGCAATTGGGCTGGTACGACAACGTCATTCTCTCCCACCGATGATAAGGGTTTTGGCACATACTACACGCCGAAAATCGGCCGTGTGGGCGACCCTATGCCTTTCTATGATCAGAAGGCTGGTGGTTTCAAGGTACTCTACCTTCAGGAGTTCGACAATAATCTGAGCCATCGTTTCCATCCCATTTGGGGCGTTTCCACTCAGGATGGCTGCAACTACCAGTCGCTTGGCGAGGTTCTTCCTTTCGGTGATAATGATTATGAGCAAGATGCAGCTCTCGGAACCGGCTGTTGCTATTACAACGAGCAAGACGGCACCTATTATATTTATTATACAGGACATAATGGCAACTGCAAATACCGCGAGGTGGTGATGCGTGCCACATCTACAGACTTCAAGACATGGACAAAAGATCCACTTTGGCAAATCAATGGTCCTGCCTACGGCTATTCAAGCAATGATTTCCGTGATCCACAAGTGTTCGTTGCCGACGACGGTCTCTTCCACATGGTCATCTCCACATATCCTGCTACAGGCGGAGACCCCGTCTTCGCTGAGTTCAAGTCAGCAGACATGAAGTCATGGGAGCATATTGGCCATTTCAAGATGATCTGGGACCGCATGCTGGAATGTCCCGACATCTTTAAGATGGGCGATTACTGGTATCTCGTCTATAGTGAGAGTGTGAAAACCAACTGGAGCCGCAAGGTGAAATACATGATGGCTTCTACATACGACAATCTGAAAAATTGTTTTAATGACCCAGGAGCCAACTGGCCTAAGGATGGTCATGAGGGCGTGCTTGACAGTCGTGCTTTCTATGCTGGCAAAACAGCTTCTAACGGTACGGACCGTTACATCTGGGGATGGTGTCCTACTCGCTCTGGTGCCGATCCTCATGAGAAAAACATTAACGTAGGTGGCGGTGATGGCAACGAGCCAAATTGGAGCGGTGCATTAGTCTGCCATAAGATTATCCAGCATGCCAACGGCACACTCACCCTCGGTGCTGTTCCTGCTATGGCTGCCAAGTATAACAAAACAGTGGAGACCTCTGTCATGAGCTCCAATGGCTATGACAACGGCACACTCTCAGGTAATGATGCCTTTGTACTTTTCAACCGCCTCGGCAGTTGCAACCACATCTCTTTCACTGTCACGACCTCAAACAACTGGGACAAGTTCGGTATTTCTTTCGTTCGTAGCACTGATCCTGAATACTATTATACGTTAGTGGTTAATCCTGAAAATGAGAATCAACGCAAGGTGAACTTCGAACAGGAAGGCTACCGTGTAAAGACGAATGACAAGGGCGAGGAAGAAAAGGTCAATGGAAAAGGCTTCATCGAAGGTATTGACGGTTACTTGTTCGAGCGTCCGTCAGATAATATCTACAACATTGACATCTACACCGACAACTCTGTCATGGTGATGTATATCAACGACGTGTGCGCCTACACTCAGCGCATCTACGGCATCCAGAAAAACTGCTGGAGCATCAAC